The genomic interval AAGTTTTTGTAAACTTTCGTGACATATATTAAGTTTAGTCTCTTGGATATGAAATTGAAGCACTTGTATAATTGTAATGAATCTTTACTGTAAATAAACACAACACATACTATGTTCAAATAAGAGTTAGAATCAGTGGAACAAAACTAAacgtattactaattttattcttGAATTTCCTTTATACACATGATTTAAGAAGAGAAGAGATCTTTACCATTATAGCATACAAACACAATATGTAATATGCATCACTAAAGCTAGGAGAACAAACAAGAAATGGAGAGAGTTATTAGAACAAACAACAAATGGAATACACTATTAATCCTTATGCATACACTTCCCTTCAAGCATTGACACAATATTAATACTCTAACACCACATACTCTATTATGACTTTAATGCAGAAAGTAAAATTTATTCATTCTTGCCATTTTTCAAAAGAGAAACTTAACACAATGGATATTGTTTCACATAACACCtaatatatgaaattaaaagAAAGGTAATGAAATTGATCGTTTAGCAAAGTTAATTATAATGAAGGACacatttcaattataaataatacaCACACAAGACTCTCAAAATCTCAATTCAgtatagttatattttttacatgAACTCTAAATTTCCATATACTCTTGAACATAGCCACAATTTATTTATGTAGCTATTTCTTAATTCATGCATATGACCTCATAAGAGATACTAATTTCAATTTGAGGTCTAACTTGAAGAAGATGATTATTGCTATTCTACACAACAAACATCGAGTACCTAACACACAATCAATGTTCAACTTTCTCAAATTCTTAAACATGTATGCAAGATTAACAATCGTACCAAAGCATGTTCAAATTCTTAATCATGTATGCAAGATTAACAATCGTACCAAAACATGTATTGAAACATGTAATCATTTCactttgaatatattaaaataaatatattgaaatagtTATAAAAATTCAAGAGATTCCAAGCACACCCTAAAGAGAGGTTTTGGGGGAAGATCTTTGTTACCTTCAACAGTGGTGAAATCTTATGTGGGGAAGACCCAATCAATAAacgtttaaaatttaaaagaaaaataaaattaatattaatttttttcttgtttctCATGTTTTCCTCActctcttatttaatttttttgtattttttagtaCTGAAACAAAATATTATGTGAATGCGAATGTatagaaacaaaaattgattatccaatattatatgataaacaaaactttaataattttatgatatggTTTTGTTGGTTTACTATTTTATCTAGTTTTTGGGtttctttttaagtttttaattgtatatctaatattataatttagaaTATGTGTAAAAAgtcaatataaatattattttgtctcTAACATGAATTAGggatgaaagaaaaaaagagatgaGGTATTTAACTACAACAAAATTTAACCTTAAAAggctaaattattttttattaaaaatatttattgtttttttattatagtttagGGAATTTTTGAAGTATGTTTATAGTTTAGGAACTTCTAACCATCACTAATGGATATAGTTAATAGAGGGACTAACTTGATGGATTGATAAGTAGTTTATAGACTTTTAAGTTGATTTTAATAGTTTAAGGACTAAACCGCTGAAAAATCGTTAATTTAGAGACTAAATTGATGGTTTATTCCTTTTTCCTTTTAGATTAAAAAGATAGCAAATACTTCTTGAAATTCATACACAATTGCGAGATTTAATGTTGGAACTTAacaatatagttttttttttaatattttaactggtgattatttatttatatgtattttaataatttattttttatcaattatttaatttagtaaATCAAGTGAGTGAGATCAAATACTGGGGATGCTATTTCACTTAAAAAGAGAACGTGGAATTTTCTAGTGAAATATCCTATTCATCATCATATTGACAGTAGGGACTAATTTTGGTGTTAAAAGACTGAACGGTAGTATTGGAATGCTGGACTAAAGTTCCACTAAGATGATTTGATTATATACACTCTAGAGAGTAAATATAATGTGAGATTTAAAAAGTCATTAATGAGGTTTCTAGTTCCTAAGTACGTGAATGTGATTTATTAGATATATAATTTGCTATGCGTATGAAGAACTGTacatatttcaatatatttattttataatttcaaagtgAAATGCAGtagaaaagtaaaattaatgatcgattcacttttttctttttgttattaataaaagagaacaaagataaaatacaaACTAATTTTATAACAATTGTAATTAATCGTTGTTGTTTTAAGATCAATCTAATTTGGGACtaattttcaaatgttaaagCATGTAGGGACAAAttgtaaattttgaaaaaaattataaggaccatttaccaatatatatatataaggtaaagtgaaaattttaaaattttaatttttaattctcAGATGATATTTGAAATCATCTAAATTTAGCTTTAACAAAATACGATCTATATATACtgtctctttattttgaaaattctctaaatttattatccaaataaaataatttatattgaagaatttgaattatattgaaaaaattacaTTCTCTAATCTAAACACAAACCGGGAgaaattaacatttaagtagTTTTTCAAAGATCAAACTACTTTTGTTTACACTTTTGATGATCGAAGGGACATTTCATTCTGTCTTTCATATGGAAATCAAATCTGCAGTGCAAAATTCTAGTCTATACCATTTGAACAATATCCAAAATTGTTCAAAGGGTGTTGCCATAGTAAATTCAACTGTTGAGATTCTAATTCCACAACTTCTCTTGAACTTGAAAGCATCTCTCAAGGATAACTACTCAAGCTTCcttattttttcttccaataCACATATATTACTATTTTCTTGCGGAAAACAGTATCGCGATGTTTGTAACAAAATTAAAGATCATCAGTGAGTGTACTTACAAAATACAATCAACCAACAAAAAACACCCCTTCTTCAGAAGAGTCAATCCAGCTAACTCTTTGAATCATCTCTTTTGAAGAAAGCCAGTTTTTGAAAGAAGCCTTGATAAAAATCCTTTGTTGCTGCCATTATTATCAGTAACCTTTTCTTTGGCATTGCTTAAGTTGCTTATGTGAGACCAATGTATCTCAAAGTCAGGCTGGTAGCCCTTTTCCTGCATGGCTTGCATGAGCTCTGATGCCTTCCTTAAATTCTTCTTTTCCATGTGATAACTTTTAATTACAGTGCAATACATTTTTCTGGTTGGAGTTTCACCTCCATGAATCATGTCCTCTAAGAATTGTTCTGCTTGTTCTGTTCTTCCAGATTGGCAGAAGCTAAAGACAAGAATCTCCAATGTGTCGATTCTCGGTTTGAGATTCCAGTTTAGCATCTCAGAATAAAAATTCGAAGCTATGTCCAATTCGTTTCGTGCACAGAATCCACGAATGAGGAAATCATAGCTGGTGGAAATTGGAACGTTGGATTTCTTTAGCATTATGTTCATAAGATGAACTGCCTTATTCAATCTTCTGTATTGACAAAAACGCTTAATCAGGCAATCGTAATCGATATTCTCGGGAGTTAGAGATTCGTCTTCCATCCTGTCCAAAAAACTTTCCGCTTCTTTTACCAAACCACAGGAAAGAAGGTTTTCAACAATGGTTGTTTGGACGATGGAATCATGTATCCATCCTCTTAATCCCATTTCTCGACTCAATTCCAGGGCTTTCTGCAGCTCCCCGACATCACACAGACTGCTAATTACCATCCTTAAGCTGCGGTTACTCGGTTTGAGTCCCTTCGAAATCATGGTAGTCAGATAATGGAAAGAACTGGATAAATCTTTACATTGCAAGAAACCATAGACAAGATAATTATGACCAACTTCATCGAGTACAACTTTTTTCTCTTTGATTTCGGTTAGTATCTTATTAACATCCAAACGGTTTCCAGTTGACAAGAGATAGAAAATAAGAATGTTATATATGATAAGGTCATCAAGTGAACATTGTGCAAGCATAAAGTTCTTTAAGCTTAGTGCAAATGGTATTCTACCCTTCATACACATCAATCGGACCAAATTCCTGTAACTTGAGAGGGATAGGTCAAAACTTTTTCTTATTGCAACACCAAGTAGCTCCCCCACTTTTTTCATGCCATTAGCTTGGCAGTATCCCTCAATGAGCATGTTACAAAGCTTATCATCTAAACTTAATCCTGTAGATAACATATCTCGAAACAGAGAGTCTGCTTTCGCAACGTTCTCTATATTACAAAATCCGCATATCAACGCACAATGAGCAGCGTGAGAAAATGAAGGATGTTCTTTCAGAATGATATCTTTTAATTCAATAGCTTTGCTGTATCTATGAGCCTTGCACAATCGAGGGATTAACAAGACTGAAACATCCAAACAAGGTGCCATATTTCTATCTAGCATATCATCCAATATTGTAAAAGCTAGTGAAAATTTACCCTCATTAGATAAACCTTGAATAAGATTATTATAATCAGAATGATCCAAGAATAAACAATGCTGTAGTTGTTTGAAAACTACAAGTGCGGTGCCTGTAAGACCGTTAGCAGAAAGTACTTCTATAAATACGTGATATATATCTAACCTTAGGTGAGGGTATGATGAAAGCATGATTTCAAGAAACTGTAATGCTTCTTGAACCATTTTCTGTTGGCAGATATGACCAAGGAGATTTTTAAATTCCTCCAACTTTGGTGACCATTTATTTCTACAAGCAATGTTCCAGTAATAACTGAAGTCCTTCATGTTTCCTTTCTTACATAAAGGTATGAATAAGGAGGTATATGTCTCATTGTCGATGTGAAGTTTCTTTTGAAGCATTTCATCTAGAAGAGTTTTTGCTCGGCACAGTAATCCCTTCTTGCTGTATGCCTGTACAACCAAATTGAGGGTTTCGTGGTCGAGTTCACAGGAAGACCGTGGCACTTTCTCCAAAAGTTTGATCAATGGTGTGATTTGTGATCGAGATGAACAAAGTTGGCTCACTAACTTTGAGAATTCGGGTAGCAGTAATTCTTGGCCCCAACAAAGCATTTCATCAACCAAAATCAGTGCATTTTTTAGGTTGTTAATGCTGCATTCCTTCTTGACAGATACATTGAAGTTTGGTAACAAGGATTCTTCAAGAACCGAAGCAACGTGAGTGTCAAACTCGTCAACATCTGTATCCAAATAAAGTCCATTTCCCATTTCGTCAAAGAACTCTGCTTTGAAAAGTTTCTTCTCGTTGTCTCGTTTCAACCTCACGCGCAAAGGGTCCAAGCCCaaaatctgaaatgccttgGAAATTGGATTCTCTGTTGAAGAAAGCTTAACCAAACCACGGCTCTCCATCTCACGAATCAAACTTTTCACTTTATCAAACCGTCTAGACTTACAATACCCTGCTATAAGAACCCTAAAAGTCGAAATATCAGGCGCCATTCCCCTATCAATCATTTCATCAAGAATTTCTCTAGCATGCTCTAACATACCTACTTTAAACAAACCACTTATAAGAGCATTATAAGTACATAAATGTGGAACAAAGCGTTTTGATAGcataacaaataaatatctCAATGCATTTTTCATCTTCCCTTCATGGCAACTCCAACCAATTAATATACCATAGGTTACTTCATCAGGACTAAAACCTACACTTTCTAGTTCCTTCAAAAACAATAATGCCCTTTCTACACCATAACTTATGCACATAGAATTCATAACTCTATTACCAGCTATTACACTAGGAGCACAATTTACTTCAGCAAAGAAACTAATCAAATCTTTAAAGTCCTTCTTCTCACAATATCCGaatgcaatttcatcaaaaaCAAAGCTACTAACCTCAAAGTTTTTCAAATGCAACACCTTCCTAATCAAGCTTCTAGCTTCATGAATCTTCCTATCGACGCAAAGCAACACCATAACATCCTCCAATATATTCATCTCATCACCACTCAAATTCCCCCCCAAATCAACCAAATCAAACGCCACGGGAAACGCAATATTTGTTCTCTTCATCTTCACCAAATAATCGAGCAAAACCCGATAACACAACCTCGAAGGAACTATTCCTTTTTCCTTCATGCCATCATACACTAAAACAGCTTTTTCCAATTCCTTCACACTAACATACCCTTTAATTAGTTTATTCAAAATCTCACACGAAACTCCTCGACCCTCGATCAAATTCTCAGCTTCTGTAAACAACCCAACATGAACAAGAAGCAGTGACATAACCtcataagattgcaaaaaatgGGTGTTTTCATTCTCAACACCCCATTTGAAAATTTCGTATAAAGATTGAACCTTTTTTACATGAACACCAACGTGGACACACTCGGATTGATAATTAAGCAATATTTCAAGCACGTGTTGCGGTTTCAAAATTGGAAGGGTCCAAAATTGGCGGGTGATTTCGGGGATGACGGTAGAAAGTTCTAGAAGATGGGGTTTGAAAGAAGAATTAGGGTTTGAAAGAGAAGGAATGGTTGTTGATTTGGTGGAGAGGTGGTGAAGAGAAGAAAGAAGGTTTGGGTAATGGCGGCGAAGAGTGGACAGAAAGAGGAGCATTCGATTGCATGGGAAAATTCAGCGGTAGAAATTGTGAAGAATGGTCAGGATGGCGAAAATGTTACTCGTTGTGGCGGCGTTGGCGGTGGCGGTAATGGCGTCGGAGAGGCAGTGTGATGGAGTGGGGAGTAAAACATTGCACCAACCGGGTTTGattttgggtccatttttttagaaaaacaacatcaaatttGCGGATCgggttattttaaaaaaaattattcggTTCGGTTTATATctaatttattttggtttagCACATAAATAGCTTAATTTTGTAATcaatgagaaagaaaaataacaaatagaACAGAGCTAATGGTCTATTTGTTtagatttttaagaa from Cicer arietinum cultivar CDC Frontier isolate Library 1 chromosome 5, Cicar.CDCFrontier_v2.0, whole genome shotgun sequence carries:
- the LOC101496219 gene encoding pentatricopeptide repeat-containing protein At5g15280, mitochondrial, whose amino-acid sequence is MLLFLSTLRRHYPNLLSSLHHLSTKSTTIPSLSNPNSSFKPHLLELSTVIPEITRQFWTLPILKPQHVLEILLNYQSECVHVGVHVKKVQSLYEIFKWGVENENTHFLQSYEVMSLLLVHVGLFTEAENLIEGRGVSCEILNKLIKGYVSVKELEKAVLVYDGMKEKGIVPSRLCYRVLLDYLVKMKRTNIAFPVAFDLVDLGGNLSGDEMNILEDVMVLLCVDRKIHEARSLIRKVLHLKNFEVSSFVFDEIAFGYCEKKDFKDLISFFAEVNCAPSVIAGNRVMNSMCISYGVERALLFLKELESVGFSPDEVTYGILIGWSCHEGKMKNALRYLFVMLSKRFVPHLCTYNALISGLFKVGMLEHAREILDEMIDRGMAPDISTFRVLIAGYCKSRRFDKVKSLIREMESRGLVKLSSTENPISKAFQILGLDPLRVRLKRDNEKKLFKAEFFDEMGNGLYLDTDVDEFDTHVASVLEESLLPNFNVSVKKECSINNLKNALILVDEMLCWGQELLLPEFSKLVSQLCSSRSQITPLIKLLEKVPRSSCELDHETLNLVVQAYSKKGLLCRAKTLLDEMLQKKLHIDNETYTSLFIPLCKKGNMKDFSYYWNIACRNKWSPKLEEFKNLLGHICQQKMVQEALQFLEIMLSSYPHLRLDIYHVFIEVLSANGLTGTALVVFKQLQHCLFLDHSDYNNLIQGLSNEGKFSLAFTILDDMLDRNMAPCLDVSVLLIPRLCKAHRYSKAIELKDIILKEHPSFSHAAHCALICGFCNIENVAKADSLFRDMLSTGLSLDDKLCNMLIEGYCQANGMKKVGELLGVAIRKSFDLSLSSYRNLVRLMCMKGRIPFALSLKNFMLAQCSLDDLIIYNILIFYLLSTGNRLDVNKILTEIKEKKVVLDEVGHNYLVYGFLQCKDLSSSFHYLTTMISKGLKPSNRSLRMVISSLCDVGELQKALELSREMGLRGWIHDSIVQTTIVENLLSCGLVKEAESFLDRMEDESLTPENIDYDCLIKRFCQYRRLNKAVHLMNIMLKKSNVPISTSYDFLIRGFCARNELDIASNFYSEMLNWNLKPRIDTLEILVFSFCQSGRTEQAEQFLEDMIHGGETPTRKMYCTVIKSYHMEKKNLRKASELMQAMQEKGYQPDFEIHWSHISNLSNAKEKVTDNNGSNKGFLSRLLSKTGFLQKR